Below is a window of Halogeometricum rufum DNA.
GCGCGACCGACCTCCTGGCCGAGACGGGGTCGCTGGCGGACCACGACGAGGCGGCGCACGTCGTCCGCGCCTCGGGCGGGGGGCGCGTCCGCTTCGCCGACCCGCCGACGGCGGCGACCCTCCCGGACGACCCGGACGTGGTCCTCGTGGACGAGGCGGCGGCGATTCCGGTCCGCCTCCTCGCCGCGTTCGCCGACGCCCCGGCGGCCGGCTTCTTCACCACCGTCCACGGCTACGAGGGGACCGGTCGGGGGTTCGCCGTGCGCTTCCGGGACCGCCTCGACGAGAGCGACCTGTCGGTGACTGACGTGCGGATGGACGAACCCATCCGCTACGCCCGGGGCGACCCGGTGGAGACGTGGGCGTTCCGAGCGCTCCTCCTCGACGCGCGACCCGCCGTGGACCCCCTCGTCGCCGACGCGACGCCCGAGTCGGCCGCGTACCGCGTCCTCTCGCAGGACGAGTTGGCCGACGACGATCACCTCCTGCGCGAGGTGTTCGGACTGCTCGTCCTCGCGCACTACCGGACCGAACCGGACGACCTGGGACGCCTGCTGGACGCGCCGAACCTCGAGTGCCGGGCGCTGACGCACGAGGGCCACGTCGTCAGCGTCGCCCTCCTCGCCCGCGAGGGGGGACTCGACCGCGAGACGCGCCGGGCGATGTACGAGGGCGCACGCGTCAAGGGGAACATGCTCCCCGACGTGTTCACGAGCCAACTCCGCGACGAGGACGCCGCGGTCCCGGTCGGCTACCGCGTCATGCGCATCGCCACGCACCACGCCGTCCGGTCGTCGGGACTCGGCTCTCGCCTGCTGTCGGAGATTCGTGCGGAGAAGGCCGACGGCGCGGAGGCGGTGGACTACCTCGGCGTCGGCTACGGCGCGACGCCGGAGTTGCTCTCCTTCTGGGACGACAACGGCTACTCCACCGTCCACCTCTCGACGACGCGCAACGACACCAGCGGCGAGTACTCCGCGCTGATGCTCGACCCCCTCACGCCGGCGGGCCGCCGCCTCCACGACAGGCACGCCGACTGGTTCCTCGACAGACTGCCCGGCGTGCTGTCGGACCCCCTGCGCGACGCCGACCCCGACGTGGTGCGGGCGGCGGTCCGCGCCTGCGACGCCGCGCCGCCCCTCGAACTCGCGGACCGCGAGTGGCGCGTCGTCGTCGGCGCGTCGTTCGGTCCGGGGATGTACACCACCGCTCCGGACGCCTTCCGGACGCTGGCGCGCCGCGCGCTGAACGACGACGACCCGCCCTGCTCGCCGCGGGCGGAGCGACTGCTCGTCGGGAAAGTGTTGCAGGGTCGGCCGTGGCCCGCCGTCGCCGACGAACTCGGCTACCACTCGCCGCGCAACGCGATGAAGGCGCTCGGTGACGCCTACGCCGACGTCGTGAAGCGATACGGCGCGGACGTGGACGCCGTGGCGACGGAACGCGCGCGGTTCGAGGAGTGACGCGACGGGGCGGGCCGCGGAGACGGGCGACACGCCGAAGTCGCTCGGCGCCCTCGCTCGACGTATGGAGACGTGCGCGGAGGACGGTTGCGAGGACCCGGCGGCCGTCCGCGTCTACGTGCCGTGGGACGAGGACAGAGACGTCTGCACGGGTCACGCGCGGGTGCTGGCCCAGAAGGACGGCGTCGTCGCCGAACCGCTCGAAGGGACCGGCGACGACTGGCGGTGACGACGCTCGGACGTTCGGGCGTCGCGGTCAGCGGATGCCGACGGCCATCATCACCTCGTCGACGTAGTCGTCGCCGATCTTGTAGTGGTCCTCGCGGACCGCCTCCGTCTCCCAGCCGTGGTCTTCGAGGAACGCGATGGCCGCCTCGTTCGTCGCGGGGACGGAGTTGTACAGTTTCTCGAAGCCGT
It encodes the following:
- the tmcA gene encoding tRNA(Met) cytidine acetyltransferase TmcA, whose translation is MHLRSLAADLRAAARDSNQRRLLVLAGGRDAGIDAAFDVLDGADVPDDEATFVTAREGFRFERVHPTHAGTLLGTTRTAVVCDAHEAFSPNVLGRLAGVVAGGGLFVLLAPPLDEWPERDGAFEASLAVPPFDAADVGGRFRTHLAATLRTHPGVAVVDVDAGTVERDGATDAPPARGDRSPSPPRRHDFPRAAYDACLTADQSRTLAALERLRDPGAAVVVEADRGRGKSSAAGLAAGCLAAGERDVLVTAPSYGNAREVFARATDLLAETGSLADHDEAAHVVRASGGGRVRFADPPTAATLPDDPDVVLVDEAAAIPVRLLAAFADAPAAGFFTTVHGYEGTGRGFAVRFRDRLDESDLSVTDVRMDEPIRYARGDPVETWAFRALLLDARPAVDPLVADATPESAAYRVLSQDELADDDHLLREVFGLLVLAHYRTEPDDLGRLLDAPNLECRALTHEGHVVSVALLAREGGLDRETRRAMYEGARVKGNMLPDVFTSQLRDEDAAVPVGYRVMRIATHHAVRSSGLGSRLLSEIRAEKADGAEAVDYLGVGYGATPELLSFWDDNGYSTVHLSTTRNDTSGEYSALMLDPLTPAGRRLHDRHADWFLDRLPGVLSDPLRDADPDVVRAAVRACDAAPPLELADREWRVVVGASFGPGMYTTAPDAFRTLARRALNDDDPPCSPRAERLLVGKVLQGRPWPAVADELGYHSPRNAMKALGDAYADVVKRYGADVDAVATERARFEE